In Flagellatimonas centrodinii, a single window of DNA contains:
- the mfd gene encoding transcription-repair coupling factor, translating to MTIPLYALAAAEHALAHPSLTVLVAANEQQAYRLEEHLRFFLADRHPLIHLADTEVLPYDPFSPHQEVLSQRLAALAALVDRQPALLLVTADSWLQRLPPAAWLGGRRFDLRVGDRLAVDPFRARLVAAGYAAVSEVQTQGEFAVRGALIDLFPMGSEQAFRIDLFDEDIESIRTFDPETQRSQDKVEAIHLLPAREFPSDRDGIDGFRRRYREYFPGDPARSRIYSEVSQGQMPGGIEAYLPLFHTDTASLADYLPDDAHLMMTAPLAEQLEQDWLQIQDRFERYSGDLTRPLVRPDDLYFPPSVARRAMAAFQWVEPPTGLAPLVEPAETLMTRLADSPLRTLFVAESAGRREALLERLRRQGLVPRAVADWPAFTQDPSRFAITLGPVDEAVTHPEAGWRVIGEAALTGRPLPVVRRARATKVRDPDTLLRDLSSLHLGSPVVHVQHGVGRYAGLTTLEAGGALAEYLVLEYAGGDKVYVPVASLNLIHRYTGSEEDKAPLHSLGSERWKKARAKAREKAHDVAAELLQIQARRLAKPGEPIVWDDDDYQRFCAGFPFEPTPDQQTAIEAVLADLASDKPMDRVVCGDVGFGKTEVALRAVFAAARAGRQVCLLAPTTLLVEQHAKNFADRFADWPLRVAALSRMRTGKEQTALLKQLEEGSLDVIIGTHRLLQPDIRFHKLGLVVVDEEHRFGVRHKETLKNLRANVDLLTLTATPIPRTLNMSLAGLRDLSIIATPPASRIAIKTTVAEWDNALVVEACQRELRRGGQIYVLHNEVTSIERFSANLRELVPEARIRVAHGQMRERELEQVMLDFYHQRFNVLVCTTIIESGIDVPSANTILIDRADKLGLAQLHQLRGRVGRSHHRAYAYLLVPSLRGLSADAQKRLDAIESLGDLGSGFALATHDLEIRGAGELLGDDQSGQIEEVGFTLYAELLARAVKAIQRGALDDSPFGSSECEVDLGIAALIPDDYVPDIATRLTLYKRISEAESADILAELRVEMIDRFGLLPPPAERLFDQANLRIALATRGFRRLRIGERSATLDFGSAPRFDPLQLIKLIQTDPRRYKLEGQKCLHVYLDFAEPATRAERLMPLFDALPPAPRPEAPA from the coding sequence GTGACGATCCCGCTGTACGCCCTTGCCGCCGCCGAGCACGCGCTCGCGCATCCCAGCCTGACCGTCCTGGTCGCCGCCAACGAGCAGCAGGCCTACCGGCTCGAAGAGCATCTGCGATTCTTCCTGGCGGATCGCCATCCGCTGATTCACCTCGCCGATACCGAGGTGCTGCCCTACGACCCCTTCTCGCCGCATCAGGAGGTCCTGTCGCAGCGGCTGGCCGCATTGGCGGCGCTGGTGGACCGGCAGCCGGCCCTGCTGCTGGTCACCGCCGACAGCTGGCTGCAGCGACTGCCGCCAGCGGCCTGGCTGGGGGGGCGCCGGTTCGATCTTCGCGTGGGGGATCGTCTGGCGGTTGACCCGTTCCGGGCGCGGCTGGTGGCGGCCGGCTATGCCGCCGTTTCCGAGGTCCAGACCCAGGGCGAGTTCGCCGTCCGCGGCGCCTTGATCGACCTGTTCCCGATGGGCTCGGAACAGGCCTTCCGCATCGACCTGTTCGACGAAGACATCGAGTCGATCCGCACCTTCGACCCGGAAACCCAGCGCAGCCAGGACAAGGTCGAGGCGATTCACCTGCTGCCGGCGCGTGAGTTCCCGAGCGACCGCGACGGTATCGACGGCTTCCGTCGCCGCTACCGCGAATATTTCCCCGGGGACCCGGCGCGCAGCCGCATCTACAGCGAGGTGAGCCAGGGTCAGATGCCGGGCGGCATCGAGGCCTACCTGCCGCTGTTCCACACGGACACTGCGAGCCTCGCCGACTATCTGCCCGACGATGCGCACCTGATGATGACGGCGCCGCTGGCCGAACAGCTGGAGCAGGACTGGCTGCAGATCCAGGATCGCTTCGAACGCTATTCCGGCGACCTGACACGGCCGCTGGTGCGCCCGGATGACCTGTACTTCCCCCCATCAGTGGCGCGTCGCGCGATGGCGGCATTCCAGTGGGTCGAACCCCCGACCGGGCTGGCGCCGCTGGTCGAACCGGCCGAGACGCTGATGACGCGGCTGGCGGACAGTCCGCTGCGAACCCTGTTCGTGGCCGAATCCGCGGGACGTCGCGAAGCCCTGCTGGAGCGCCTGCGACGCCAGGGGCTGGTGCCCCGCGCGGTGGCCGACTGGCCTGCGTTCACGCAAGACCCCAGCCGCTTCGCCATCACCCTCGGGCCGGTGGACGAGGCGGTGACCCACCCCGAGGCGGGCTGGCGCGTGATCGGCGAGGCAGCGCTCACCGGACGGCCGCTGCCGGTGGTGCGCCGGGCGCGCGCCACCAAGGTGCGGGATCCCGACACCCTGCTACGGGATCTGTCCAGCCTGCACCTGGGCTCACCGGTGGTGCATGTCCAGCATGGCGTCGGCCGCTACGCCGGCCTCACCACGCTGGAGGCCGGCGGCGCGCTGGCGGAATATCTGGTGCTGGAATACGCCGGCGGCGACAAGGTGTATGTGCCGGTCGCCTCGCTCAACCTGATCCACCGCTACACCGGCAGTGAAGAGGACAAGGCGCCGCTGCACAGCCTCGGCTCCGAGCGTTGGAAGAAGGCACGCGCCAAGGCACGCGAGAAAGCCCATGACGTCGCCGCCGAGCTGCTGCAGATCCAGGCCCGTCGTCTGGCCAAGCCGGGCGAGCCAATCGTCTGGGACGATGACGACTACCAGCGCTTTTGCGCCGGCTTTCCATTCGAGCCGACGCCGGACCAGCAGACCGCGATCGAAGCGGTGTTGGCGGATCTGGCCTCCGACAAGCCGATGGACCGGGTGGTTTGTGGCGACGTCGGCTTCGGCAAGACCGAAGTCGCGCTGCGCGCCGTCTTCGCCGCCGCCCGCGCCGGACGCCAGGTCTGCCTGCTGGCACCGACCACGCTGCTGGTCGAGCAACATGCCAAGAACTTTGCCGATCGCTTTGCCGACTGGCCGCTACGGGTGGCCGCGCTATCACGCATGCGTACCGGCAAGGAGCAGACCGCCCTGCTGAAGCAGCTGGAGGAGGGTTCTCTCGACGTGATCATCGGGACCCACCGTCTGCTGCAGCCCGATATCCGCTTTCACAAGCTCGGCCTGGTGGTGGTCGATGAGGAGCACCGCTTCGGCGTCCGCCACAAGGAGACGCTCAAGAATCTGCGGGCCAACGTCGACCTGCTGACGCTGACCGCGACACCGATTCCGCGCACCCTCAACATGAGCCTGGCCGGCTTGCGCGATCTGTCGATCATCGCCACCCCGCCGGCCTCGCGCATCGCCATCAAGACCACCGTCGCAGAGTGGGACAACGCGCTGGTGGTGGAGGCCTGCCAGCGCGAGCTGCGTCGCGGCGGCCAGATCTACGTGCTGCACAACGAGGTCACCAGCATCGAGCGCTTCAGCGCCAATCTGCGCGAACTGGTGCCCGAGGCCCGTATCCGCGTCGCCCACGGCCAGATGCGCGAACGCGAGCTGGAGCAGGTGATGCTGGATTTCTACCACCAGCGTTTCAATGTTCTGGTGTGCACCACCATCATCGAGTCGGGCATCGACGTCCCCAGCGCCAACACCATCCTCATCGACCGCGCCGACAAGCTGGGGCTGGCACAGCTGCACCAGTTGCGGGGCCGGGTCGGCCGCAGCCACCACCGAGCCTATGCCTATCTGCTGGTCCCCAGCCTGCGCGGCCTCAGCGCCGACGCGCAGAAGCGCCTTGATGCCATCGAAAGTCTCGGCGATCTCGGCTCCGGCTTTGCCCTGGCCACTCACGACCTTGAGATCCGTGGTGCCGGTGAGCTGCTGGGCGACGATCAGTCCGGCCAGATCGAGGAGGTTGGCTTTACCCTTTATGCCGAATTGCTGGCGCGTGCGGTCAAGGCGATCCAGCGTGGCGCCCTTGACGACAGCCCCTTCGGCAGCAGCGAGTGTGAAGTCGACCTCGGAATCGCCGCGCTGATTCCCGACGACTATGTACCCGATATCGCCACCCGGTTGACCCTCTACAAGCGAATCAGCGAAGCCGAAAGTGCGGATATCCTGGCCGAGCTGAGGGTGGAAATGATCGACCGCTTCGGCTTGTTGCCGCCGCCGGCCGAGCGCCTGTTCGATCAAGCCAACCTGCGAATTGCGCTGGCCACCCGCGGCTTCCGACGGCTGCGAATCGGTGAGCGTTCGGCCACGCTTGATTTCGGGTCCGCGCCCCGCTTTGATCCGCTGCAACTGATCAAGCTGATACAGACCGATCCGCGGCGCTATAAGCTTGAGGGCCAGAAGTGCCTGCACGTCTATCTCGATTTCGCCGAGCCGGCGACCCGCGCCGAACGCCTGATGCCGCTGTTCGACGCGCTGCCACCCGCTCCCCGTCCGGAGGCCCCCGCCTGA
- a CDS encoding CsiV family protein, whose amino-acid sequence MSRMLFCLMLVLAWPAHAETQRYRVDLIVFIDLRTPSEPADAARMPPPDSALSIDDTATLAASGITVLADTAFGLDTEWARLRNSRNLRPLARLAWIQQAPPADRGPRLRLRQGEPMSVTVADTLLPVSLSSLEGSVALRRSRFLHLDVDLHFTEEQVDGWRQYQLRDTRRMRRDELHYLDSPKLGVLARVTQVDERTTDTP is encoded by the coding sequence ATGTCCCGCATGCTGTTCTGCCTGATGCTTGTCCTGGCGTGGCCGGCACACGCCGAGACCCAACGTTACCGCGTCGACCTGATCGTCTTCATCGATCTGCGAACCCCCTCGGAGCCGGCCGACGCTGCGCGCATGCCGCCGCCAGACAGCGCCCTGTCGATCGACGATACTGCTACGCTTGCCGCCAGCGGCATCACGGTGCTGGCGGACACGGCGTTCGGACTCGACACCGAGTGGGCGCGGTTGCGTAACTCACGCAATCTGCGCCCGCTGGCGCGCCTGGCCTGGATCCAGCAGGCGCCACCGGCGGATCGGGGGCCGCGACTGCGTTTGCGACAGGGTGAGCCGATGTCGGTGACGGTCGCCGACACCCTGCTGCCGGTGAGCCTGTCGTCACTCGAGGGCAGCGTGGCGTTGCGGCGCAGCCGCTTCCTGCACCTGGATGTCGACCTGCATTTCACCGAAGAACAGGTGGACGGCTGGCGCCAGTACCAACTCCGCGACACCCGACGCATGCGGCGCGACGAACTTCACTATCTCGACAGTCCCAAGCTCGGCGTACTGGCGCGCGTCACGCAGGTCGACGAGCGGACGACGGACACCCCTTGA
- a CDS encoding SPOR domain-containing protein, with amino-acid sequence MAVSSHAATLRDANDIQRLGGSGPAVALADGATLVVGDRVRTAATGRADVRLAGVGDLELGSDAELSLLALPSADAPEAVTQVALASGYLRLRWQTDVSRQAWPVVVDLSGVRLNLAQGDYLVEAHQGQALFCIIAGRAAIAVRGRRAPQEVAGRSCHRLQIGQPPRPLAFTPKTLTAATALRRLAVSLQGGVPLPVATKAPEASRSASFAAAMNRAINGTPTVPLRVARGPVAAPAPARGWVVNAGSFPKRPLAVAFGETLTSRGFQGHRIVAADVAGKTWFRVQFSGLMAVGEAKALVARLAREAEVESAWIQTLR; translated from the coding sequence GTGGCGGTCAGCAGCCACGCAGCGACGCTGCGCGATGCAAACGATATCCAGCGGCTGGGTGGCTCGGGGCCAGCGGTAGCACTCGCTGATGGTGCGACGCTGGTCGTGGGCGATCGTGTGCGCACGGCCGCTACCGGACGTGCCGATGTTCGTCTTGCCGGCGTCGGCGATCTTGAACTGGGGAGCGACGCCGAGTTGTCGTTGCTCGCCCTGCCGTCGGCTGACGCGCCCGAAGCGGTGACCCAGGTGGCGTTGGCGTCGGGATATCTGCGGCTGCGCTGGCAAACGGACGTGTCACGGCAGGCGTGGCCGGTGGTGGTTGATCTCAGCGGCGTTCGGCTTAATCTCGCCCAGGGTGACTATCTGGTCGAGGCCCACCAGGGCCAGGCCTTGTTCTGCATCATTGCCGGCCGTGCTGCGATCGCAGTACGGGGTCGCCGGGCGCCCCAGGAGGTAGCGGGACGCAGCTGCCACCGCCTGCAGATCGGACAGCCGCCGCGGCCGCTGGCCTTCACCCCGAAAACCCTGACGGCTGCAACCGCGCTGCGACGGCTGGCGGTCTCACTGCAGGGTGGCGTGCCGCTGCCGGTGGCCACCAAGGCGCCGGAGGCCAGCCGCTCGGCCTCATTCGCAGCCGCGATGAATCGCGCCATCAACGGGACCCCGACGGTGCCCTTGCGGGTAGCTCGGGGGCCGGTGGCGGCCCCTGCGCCGGCACGGGGCTGGGTGGTGAATGCCGGGTCATTTCCGAAACGACCGCTGGCGGTCGCCTTTGGCGAGACGTTGACGTCACGGGGCTTCCAGGGCCATCGCATCGTCGCTGCAGATGTTGCCGGCAAGACCTGGTTCCGGGTGCAGTTCAGCGGGTTGATGGCGGTGGGCGAGGCGAAGGCTCTGGTCGCGCGTCTGGCACGTGAGGCCGAGGTCGAGAGCGCCTGGATCCAGACCCTGCGCTGA
- a CDS encoding EAL domain-containing protein, which translates to MSPASASQTELAPEDADAFRRIDRMLSEQTAVEIASLPRTRVLRRLDKRLRRQALESLAAYADLLSQQPEELQLLAQHLLLPQAQIFRDPELHAALARALPRWFADCTRPQVWVPGCGPGEEVVALALLMGHVLQDSPAAAGWRLLGSDVDPEALALARSGRLSASELRAVPSDLRSQLLADADGGATLQPALLERCSFLLHDVVEPPPLNGIDLISCRSVLEGLALPMQRQVQEALHGALHPQGHLLVGARERALVHPDLFAAHPDDRDIALPVLFRRVERRQRRHSPQPAAIPAAEALLSVLREPAVVVTSEGRVVTANPAFSGLVNRPLDHLVNSDARVWLQPDALFSDVGSEQDDKKAMVRAVSGLKPVRVSTRPLGADALLVLRPEPAAADGAPALTANQRRLNMIGALLREAVITTDGEGHIVEFSGAAERLTGWRRDEALGQPYERVLRLLDAGGTAVDQLLLAVLSATPQALSREDCTLVARDGRRISVRVDALALDEAGAGAIVVIADTTEQILLAEQLAYRSTHDPVTGLVNRDEFERRLSTALLGARRQQVRHLFAYLDLDQFKVINDTLGHFAGDELLRQFASLLRGRLRPQDTLARLGGDEFGILIDGLETDEALRLVEGLMEAARQFRFQWEGRAYGLTLSIGAVPIDAHTAGAARVLSEADAACYAAKDAGRDRLRVAGVSDEFSRRQGEMGMVARINRALDHHRFELHYEDVVRCGEPTQVVYRELLVRLRDEDTPGKLVPPNLFIPAAERFFLMGALDRWVVNAALAGIAQRPVDGVLYAVNLSGLTVNDEKFVGYLLSRFDHYGVAPEQLCFEITETAAITHLSEARRFIQRLADVGCRFALDDFGAGMASFSYLRNLPVSFIKIDGSFVRSMLQSRVDRGMVDAINRIGHEMGLKTIAEHVEEPELLKTLAAMGVDYAQGWAISRSRPFSELLGEGGGGGGG; encoded by the coding sequence ATGAGCCCGGCCTCGGCCTCGCAGACAGAGCTGGCACCCGAGGACGCAGACGCGTTCCGGCGTATCGACCGGATGCTGAGTGAACAGACGGCGGTCGAGATCGCCAGCCTGCCGCGAACCCGCGTCCTGCGTCGGCTCGACAAGCGTCTGCGGCGGCAGGCGCTGGAATCACTTGCAGCCTATGCCGATCTGCTGTCACAGCAGCCTGAGGAACTGCAACTGCTGGCACAGCATTTGCTGTTACCGCAAGCACAGATCTTTCGTGACCCCGAACTTCATGCTGCCCTCGCACGCGCCCTACCTCGATGGTTTGCCGATTGCACGCGACCGCAGGTCTGGGTGCCCGGGTGCGGCCCCGGGGAAGAAGTTGTCGCCCTGGCCCTGCTGATGGGGCACGTTCTCCAGGACAGTCCTGCCGCTGCCGGCTGGCGCCTGCTGGGATCCGATGTTGATCCCGAGGCGCTGGCCCTTGCACGCAGTGGCCGTCTTTCCGCGTCGGAGTTGCGCGCGGTGCCGTCGGACCTGCGGTCACAGCTGCTGGCCGACGCCGACGGCGGTGCCACGTTGCAGCCGGCGTTGCTCGAACGCTGCAGTTTTTTGCTGCACGACGTGGTCGAGCCGCCGCCCCTTAACGGGATCGATTTGATCAGCTGCCGTAGCGTCCTTGAAGGGCTTGCACTGCCCATGCAGCGTCAGGTTCAGGAGGCGTTGCACGGCGCGCTGCACCCGCAAGGCCACTTGCTGGTCGGCGCCCGCGAGCGCGCACTGGTACACCCCGACCTGTTTGCCGCTCACCCGGACGATCGCGATATCGCCTTGCCCGTGCTGTTTCGTCGGGTCGAACGGCGCCAGCGTCGGCACAGTCCCCAACCGGCGGCGATCCCTGCCGCCGAGGCGCTGCTGTCAGTGTTGCGGGAGCCCGCCGTCGTGGTGACCAGCGAGGGTCGCGTGGTGACGGCCAACCCCGCCTTCAGCGGCCTGGTCAATCGGCCCCTCGACCATTTGGTGAACAGCGACGCACGGGTCTGGCTGCAACCCGATGCTCTGTTTTCGGATGTCGGCAGCGAACAAGACGACAAGAAGGCGATGGTGCGTGCGGTGTCAGGCCTCAAGCCGGTGCGGGTCAGTACCCGCCCGTTGGGGGCAGACGCATTGCTGGTGTTGCGGCCCGAGCCAGCCGCGGCCGACGGGGCCCCGGCCCTGACCGCCAATCAGCGGCGGTTGAACATGATCGGCGCGCTGTTGCGGGAAGCGGTGATCACCACCGACGGCGAAGGTCATATCGTCGAATTCTCGGGTGCCGCCGAACGATTGACCGGTTGGCGGCGCGACGAAGCACTGGGACAGCCTTATGAACGGGTACTGCGGCTGCTGGATGCCGGCGGCACGGCGGTCGACCAGCTGCTGCTGGCGGTGCTGTCAGCGACGCCGCAGGCCCTGAGTCGCGAAGACTGCACACTGGTTGCACGCGACGGCCGCCGGATCAGTGTCCGTGTGGATGCACTGGCACTCGACGAAGCCGGTGCGGGTGCGATCGTGGTCATCGCCGATACCACCGAGCAGATCCTGCTGGCCGAACAGCTGGCCTATCGTTCCACTCATGATCCGGTGACCGGCCTGGTCAACCGTGACGAGTTCGAGCGGCGCCTGTCGACCGCCTTGCTGGGTGCACGACGGCAACAGGTGCGGCACCTGTTCGCGTATCTGGATCTCGATCAATTCAAGGTGATCAACGACACCCTTGGTCACTTTGCGGGTGATGAGCTGTTGCGTCAGTTCGCCAGCCTGCTGCGCGGCCGACTGCGGCCGCAGGATACCCTCGCGCGCCTGGGTGGTGATGAGTTCGGCATCCTCATCGACGGCCTCGAAACCGATGAGGCCCTGCGTCTGGTCGAGGGGCTCATGGAGGCCGCGCGGCAGTTCCGCTTTCAGTGGGAGGGTCGCGCCTATGGCCTGACGTTGAGCATCGGCGCGGTGCCGATTGATGCGCATACCGCCGGCGCCGCCAGAGTGTTGTCGGAAGCGGATGCTGCCTGCTACGCCGCCAAGGATGCCGGCCGTGATCGTCTGCGGGTGGCTGGCGTCAGTGACGAGTTCTCACGGCGGCAGGGCGAGATGGGCATGGTTGCGCGGATCAACCGCGCCCTTGATCACCACCGGTTCGAGCTGCACTACGAGGACGTGGTGCGGTGTGGCGAGCCGACGCAGGTGGTGTACCGCGAATTGCTGGTACGCCTGCGTGATGAGGATACCCCCGGGAAACTGGTGCCCCCGAACCTGTTTATCCCGGCGGCGGAGCGGTTTTTTCTGATGGGTGCGCTCGACCGCTGGGTCGTCAACGCGGCGCTGGCGGGGATTGCCCAGCGCCCGGTCGACGGTGTGCTCTACGCGGTCAATCTTTCGGGCCTGACCGTCAACGACGAGAAGTTCGTTGGGTATCTGCTGTCGCGCTTCGATCACTATGGCGTGGCGCCGGAACAGTTGTGCTTCGAGATCACCGAGACGGCGGCGATCACCCATCTCAGTGAGGCACGGCGATTCATCCAGCGTCTGGCCGATGTCGGCTGCCGGTTTGCACTTGACGACTTCGGTGCCGGCATGGCGTCGTTCTCCTACCTGCGCAACCTGCCGGTCAGCTTCATCAAGATCGATGGCAGTTTTGTCCGCTCGATGCTGCAGAGTCGCGTCGATCGCGGCATGGTGGATGCGATCAACCGCATCGGGCACGAGATGGGGTTGAAGACCATTGCCGAGCACGTCGAAGAGCCGGAACTGTTGAAGACGCTGGCCGCGATGGGGGTGGACTATGCGCAGGGCTGGGCGATTTCGCGAAGTCGCCCCTTCAGCGAATTGCTGGGTGAGGGCGGTGGCGGTGGCGGCGGCTAG
- a CDS encoding S-methyl-5'-thioinosine phosphorylase, whose protein sequence is MKAPLAVIGGTGMNQWPGLTTVAHHRLETPWGLPSAPLQEGQIGGHPVVFLARHGEGHRLPPHAINYRANIAALAQFGVRGVVAIAAVGGIARWFPPGALALPADLIDYTWGRAHSYADGSDGASLDHVEFTAPYDAALRQSLRDSARHSGVALAGEGVLGVTQGPRLETAAEIRRMARDGCDMVGMTGMPEAALARERGLPYACLAVSVNWGAGVMGEGDIHAEIAQSIETGMAQVRRLLGDLLQRQP, encoded by the coding sequence ATGAAGGCACCGCTGGCGGTCATCGGCGGCACCGGCATGAACCAATGGCCGGGGCTGACCACGGTCGCCCACCATCGCCTTGAGACACCCTGGGGGCTACCGTCGGCGCCGCTGCAGGAAGGCCAAATCGGGGGACATCCGGTGGTGTTCCTGGCGCGCCATGGCGAGGGCCACCGGTTGCCGCCACATGCAATCAACTACCGCGCCAACATCGCCGCCCTGGCGCAGTTCGGGGTGCGGGGCGTGGTGGCCATCGCTGCGGTGGGTGGTATCGCGCGCTGGTTCCCCCCCGGGGCGCTGGCGCTGCCGGCGGACCTGATTGACTACACCTGGGGGCGGGCGCACAGCTATGCCGACGGCAGCGACGGCGCGTCGCTCGACCATGTGGAGTTCACTGCCCCCTATGACGCCGCGTTGCGCCAGTCGCTGCGCGACAGCGCCCGCCACAGTGGCGTGGCGTTGGCCGGCGAGGGCGTGCTCGGGGTGACCCAGGGCCCGCGCCTGGAAACCGCCGCCGAGATCCGCCGCATGGCCCGCGACGGCTGTGACATGGTCGGCATGACCGGCATGCCCGAAGCGGCTCTGGCGCGTGAGCGCGGACTGCCCTACGCCTGTCTGGCAGTGTCGGTGAACTGGGGAGCGGGAGTGATGGGCGAGGGTGATATTCACGCCGAGATCGCCCAGTCGATCGAGACCGGGATGGCGCAGGTGCGGCGTCTGCTGGGCGACCTGCTGCAGCGGCAGCCATGA
- a CDS encoding hypoxanthine-guanine phosphoribosyltransferase, which produces MSRYEEAQAVLQNADCLHDAAAVGAAYDRLARAVRAEYGQLDPLLLCTMIGGLVPTAELIKRLNFPFELDYLHATRYRGETVGAGLVWKAEPSTPLEGRHVLVIDDILDEGHTLAAIQSAILGQRPASLKTVVLAEKLHKRKAPGVKAEFIGLTVPDRYVFGCGMDYKEYLRHLPAIYAVRLAGAST; this is translated from the coding sequence ATGAGCCGCTATGAAGAAGCCCAGGCAGTGTTGCAGAACGCCGACTGTCTGCATGATGCTGCCGCTGTCGGGGCCGCCTACGATCGTCTGGCCCGCGCCGTGCGCGCCGAGTACGGGCAGCTCGATCCGCTATTGCTGTGCACCATGATCGGTGGCCTGGTGCCGACCGCCGAGTTGATCAAGCGACTCAATTTCCCCTTCGAGCTGGATTACCTGCATGCCACCCGTTACCGCGGTGAGACGGTAGGTGCAGGGCTGGTGTGGAAGGCGGAGCCGAGTACCCCATTGGAAGGCCGTCATGTGCTGGTGATCGACGACATCCTCGATGAAGGCCATACCCTGGCTGCGATTCAGTCTGCCATTCTCGGTCAACGGCCCGCCAGTCTGAAGACGGTTGTGCTGGCCGAAAAGCTGCACAAGCGCAAGGCGCCCGGCGTCAAGGCCGAATTCATCGGCCTCACCGTACCCGACCGCTACGTGTTCGGCTGCGGCATGGACTACAAGGAATATCTGCGCCATCTCCCCGCCATCTACGCCGTCCGGTTGGCAGGGGCATCGACATGA
- the nagZ gene encoding beta-N-acetylhexosaminidase, whose product MPDTPLIGPLMIDVGGLELTPEDRELLAHPLVGGVILFTRNYRDPEQLKRLCDDIHGIKSPRLLVAVDHEGGRIQRFRVGFSRLPAMRSLGQRYQESAPMALDEARTVGRTIGDELAAFGIDLPFAPVLDIDHGVSGVIGDRAFADDRDTLVALARAFRSGLNAAGLAATGKHYPGHGAVTADSHHELPVDRRSLAEIERTELMPFRALIEDGIESLMTAHVRYTAVDPTPASLSRRWIKDILRKQLGFQGVVFSDDLSMGGAAAIGDMETRARMALDAGSDMLLVCNDRAATLGLVDALRNVRPRPTASVRLQTLYRRPAQGSSS is encoded by the coding sequence ATGCCTGACACTCCCTTGATCGGCCCCCTGATGATTGATGTCGGCGGGCTGGAATTGACGCCCGAAGACCGCGAGCTGCTGGCCCATCCGTTGGTCGGCGGGGTGATCCTGTTTACCCGCAACTATCGCGATCCTGAGCAACTGAAGCGCCTCTGTGACGACATTCACGGCATCAAGTCGCCGCGGTTGCTGGTGGCGGTGGACCATGAAGGGGGGCGAATCCAGCGGTTCCGCGTCGGCTTCAGCCGTCTACCGGCGATGCGCAGCCTGGGGCAGCGCTATCAGGAGTCGGCGCCGATGGCGTTGGACGAGGCGCGCACGGTGGGGCGCACCATCGGCGACGAGTTGGCCGCCTTCGGTATTGATCTGCCCTTTGCCCCGGTGCTGGATATCGACCATGGCGTGTCCGGTGTGATCGGCGACCGCGCTTTCGCCGATGACCGCGACACCCTGGTGGCACTGGCCCGGGCCTTTCGCAGCGGTCTCAACGCCGCCGGCCTCGCCGCCACCGGCAAACACTACCCGGGACATGGGGCAGTGACGGCCGACAGCCACCACGAACTGCCAGTGGATCGTCGGTCGCTGGCGGAGATCGAGCGTACCGAGCTGATGCCGTTCCGGGCATTGATCGAAGACGGCATCGAGTCACTGATGACCGCGCATGTACGCTACACCGCGGTGGATCCGACGCCGGCATCGTTGTCGCGTCGCTGGATCAAGGACATCCTGCGCAAGCAGCTCGGCTTTCAGGGCGTGGTGTTTTCGGACGATCTGTCGATGGGCGGGGCGGCCGCCATCGGCGACATGGAAACGCGCGCGCGGATGGCACTTGATGCCGGGTCGGACATGTTGCTGGTGTGCAACGATCGGGCTGCTACGCTTGGGTTGGTGGACGCGTTGCGCAACGTGCGACCCCGCCCCACCGCCAGCGTCCGCCTGCAGACGCTGTACCGCCGGCCCGCGCAAGGGAGTTCGTCATGA
- a CDS encoding L,D-transpeptidase: MVEIDIDLSAQQLRLVEAGRDRMVVPVSTGANGIGEINGSGCTPRGRHRVRAMIGAGLPENAVLRGRRWTGELWTAEAHAAQPGRDWILTRILWLSGTEPGFNRLGCVDTFRRYIYLHGTPPVTALGTPGSKGCIRVANDAIIELYDRIRPGTPVYLHA; the protein is encoded by the coding sequence GTGGTTGAAATCGATATCGATCTCAGCGCCCAGCAGTTGCGGCTGGTCGAGGCCGGCCGTGATCGGATGGTGGTGCCGGTGTCGACCGGTGCCAATGGCATCGGCGAGATCAATGGCTCCGGTTGTACACCGCGCGGTCGGCACCGGGTGCGCGCGATGATCGGAGCCGGGCTGCCGGAGAACGCCGTCTTGCGCGGTCGGCGCTGGACCGGCGAGCTGTGGACCGCCGAAGCGCACGCCGCGCAGCCGGGCCGCGACTGGATCCTCACCCGTATCCTCTGGTTGTCGGGCACCGAGCCGGGCTTCAATCGACTGGGCTGTGTCGATACATTTCGTCGCTACATCTATTTGCACGGTACGCCGCCCGTCACCGCCCTCGGCACGCCTGGCTCCAAGGGCTGCATCCGCGTGGCGAATGACGCCATCATTGAACTCTACGACCGCATCCGGCCGGGTACGCCGGTTTACCTGCATGCCTGA